The Ignavibacteriota bacterium region AACCTCCCCATTGCGTAACTCTAACAGAAAATATTCCTAATAGTAAAACGGCAAAAATGGGCCCTTGAATAAATGAATTTATTGTCTGTATGTAAACATATATTCCCGGGAATTGAGCGCTTAACGGAGAAGTAATTATTGCAAAAATTAATACTATGCCGGTAACGTACCTTCCGATATACAAATAATGTTTATCTGTCGCGTCTTTCTTTATTAATAATTGATATATGTCTTTTGTCCATATTGTAGCTATTGAATTTACTATTGCACTTACTGTTGACATTAATGCAGCAAGAAAAGCTGCAAAAACAAATCCTTTTAAACCTGCCGGCAATAATTCACGTATCATAATTGCGTAAACTTCATCTCCGTCTTTTATATTAGGAAACAAAGCGACCGCAATTAATCCCGGAAAAACAATTAATACTGGAATAAGGAGTTTTAAAAATGCACCGAATATCATGCTTGCCTTTGCATTCCATTCATCTTTTGCGCCTAATGATCTTTGAATTATAACTTGATTGCCAACGAAGTATGCGGGAGCCAGAACCAAAGCAAGTCCGAATAAAATTCCCGTCCAAGGATAAGGCGTATTGCTGTTAATTGGTAAAACTAATTTAAAGTGATTTTGATAATCAGCGCCAAGAGAAAGTATTTTATTCTGCAATTCCTGAAATCCGCCAACTTTTTCTAATCCAATAATTAAAATAAGAAGGCTTCCAAAAATCATAATTATCACTTGAAGAAAATCTGTCATTACAACCGCCATCAAACCGCCGCTTATTGTATAAAGTCCAACAACAATAACAGTAACAATAATTGAAACCATGATTGGCCAGCCCAACATTTGCTTAAGTAAAACTCCCGTTGCCCAAAGCATAACTCCCAAAGTGAATGTTATATAAATAAGCCATAATAGTGCGCTTAGGACTCTGATATATATATTGTAACGTTTGCCTAAATATTCCGGAATTGTAAAAATTCCTGCTTTCCAATAATAAGGGATAAAAACTAATCCGGCTAAAATCATGGCTGGAACCGAACCTATCCAATCGAAATTTGCGACAACAATTCCATATCGGTAAGCCTGACCGGTTAATCCGACAAAATCAACCGCGCCGATATCTGTCCCAACAATTGAAAACGCGATCAGCCAAAATGCTAGTTTTTTACCTGCGAGAAAATAATCGGAAGATGATACGATATATTTTTCGTAATAAAATCCTATTAAAATGGATACTATTAAGTAGATAATAATAATAGAATAATCTAAAAATGTTAGGGACATTACATATCCGATATTTAATATTTTTTATTTATAATTTTATTTATCAATTCTATTGAATTGTTTTTACTTTCTATAATATGTTTATCTGTTTTATTTGCCCAATCAACCGCGTGATTTTTTATATAAGCATTAAAATAACTTTCATCAAATTTTTGATTTGTTTCTAAATTCGACAAACAAATTTCAAAAAATTTTTTCCATCTTGGTAAATAGTAATCCTTAATTAACCCTGCCCATTGTTTATTTGCATAATCATGAAATTCGGGAATTTCCGGAGAACTCCACAGCGTTATTTGTGTTCTGGCATTCCATTCAAATATTTTTTTATCATTATCATCCAATGCATTTTCTTTTGCAGTTTCCAGCCAATTGCCCAATGTAAAATGTTTGTTAGTCAATAATAATTCATCCAAATCAATACATATCTGAATAAAACATGATGTATAATTTTTAAATTCTATAATATTTTTTTCATTATAAGATTTGATAATCGATTCATACAATTCATTCAATTTATTTACTAAATACTGGCGCGAAATATCTAAAAGATCAAAACTAAAATATTGATTCGTGTCATTTTCTTCAGATACAGAAAGAAGCATTAGTATTATATTCTTTAATACTGCATTATCATAGTATAATTTGGTAGAACCGTTTGAACCCGCTTTAATAATATTAAAACTTGGAACAGCACAAAGAACAGTTTCAATAGGAGCATAACCTTCAGGTCCGCTGTAGACGGAATCCAGCAGCATTAGCCATGCTTTTTCTATTTCAGGATGTTTAATTTGATATCTTCGTTCGGCAAAATCTTTAATCCATTCTTTGGGGTTTACTTCCTCATTTCTCCAATTCATTTCCCAAAATAATTCAAAAAGAAATTGATTATTTTCAATTCCTTCCGGCATAATGCCAATACCTGAAAATAAATTTTTAGTTAATGATAATTTTGCTTTATAGAAATTATCAAATATTTTTTTTTGATTGCCGCTTAAGCCCGTTCGTCCGCCGAAATTATTAATTATTCCACAAACCCAAGGTGTTTCATGAAATTCATTTGTC contains the following coding sequences:
- a CDS encoding sodium/solute symporter (Members of the Solute:Sodium Symporter (SSS), TC 2.A.21 as described in tcdb.org, catalyze solute:Na+ symport. Known solutes for members of the family include sugars, amino acids, nucleosides, inositols, vitamins, urea or anions, depending on the system.); translation: MSLTFLDYSIIIIYLIVSILIGFYYEKYIVSSSDYFLAGKKLAFWLIAFSIVGTDIGAVDFVGLTGQAYRYGIVVANFDWIGSVPAMILAGLVFIPYYWKAGIFTIPEYLGKRYNIYIRVLSALLWLIYITFTLGVMLWATGVLLKQMLGWPIMVSIIVTVIVVGLYTISGGLMAVVMTDFLQVIIMIFGSLLILIIGLEKVGGFQELQNKILSLGADYQNHFKLVLPINSNTPYPWTGILFGLALVLAPAYFVGNQVIIQRSLGAKDEWNAKASMIFGAFLKLLIPVLIVFPGLIAVALFPNIKDGDEVYAIMIRELLPAGLKGFVFAAFLAALMSTVSAIVNSIATIWTKDIYQLLIKKDATDKHYLYIGRYVTGIVLIFAIITSPLSAQFPGIYVYIQTINSFIQGPIFAVLLLGIFSVRVTQWGGLFGLVTGICLSALMYIYKDYLFTISEPFLYISWWSFVGTIISTIIISLFTKPHTVENLRGLVYGLVLNDQQLQEAIKNRI